The genomic stretch AAGCAGAAAGGCGGGAGGTTGCGGCGGGTTAGGCTGCTCTGGTCCCAGCGTCGACAGGGGACACGGAGGTACCACGAGGTCCttggcggtcggcggcggcgctccaccTCAGAACCTTGATGGCAACGCTCGAGCTCGTGCAATCCGCCTCCTCACTGGCACCAACAGCGGAGCTTGCAAGGATGGCAGCCGCACAATGCTCACCCAAGCCCTTTTCCCACCGCTGACCATTTTGATTTGCCGCTGCCGCATTGAGCTTGTTCGTGCTGACTCCGATTCACGGTCCTGCTCATTGAAATCGCGCCGCTCCCCAGCTATGTCATCACGCGCACTCCGCCATGGGCTGCCGCCGTCCAGCGCCCTCCCCCAGCCATGCCGTCGTGTCGCACGGCCGCGGGCCATCCGCCGCCGCTAGTGCCCCTCCCAACCATGTTGTTGAACTGCCATCGGGCCAAAGGCTGAGCGCCTCCATGGGCCGACGACCAGTGGTCCACAGTCGGGCCCTAGGATGACAACCAGGGCCCTCCGCGGCACCGCGTGCATCGTCTGTGGCCTCGTTCTCCTACACGTCGTCGGGAGCGGCCGGTTGACCTTGGCACAAGGCAGCCGtgccggtggcgggcggcatGAGGTGCAGGGGTGCTGCGGCAGGCGGCAAGGGCCAGCTCAGGGGGGGAGGGGGCAACGCGAGCAGCCGGACAGGCGCCGCAGAGAGAGAAAGATAGAAATGTGGGAGAAGAggtgaggaagagagaaagacAGAAATGTGGGGAGGAGGTGAGGAAGAGAGAGCTGACATGTGGACTCCACATAAGCAGATCCGCTGGCCGACGACAGGCGTTGCGGTGCACGCGGTGATGAAGGGAAGATGGCGTCGTGGCAGGTTGACGAGCGGGCCCCACGTGTGGATCCACGTCATCACGGAGTCAACATGCCATGTAGGCGTATTAATGGAAGTTCTAGAGATTTGGACCTATATGGGacaattagcaagtttggaGGATTTCAACGTGCGTTTTAGAAGTTTGGGAACCTAGATGATACACTCGCACAAGTTTAGAATCCGCTCGGGTATTTtactctaaaaaaaattatttgcaaCCATGGTGAAGCAACTGTCCCCGAAATAACTGAATCCCTCAGACTCTGAAGTCCGAATTGAAGGCTGTTATATATAAAGCCGCTTATTGCTCCTCCTTGTTAACCGTCCCATCCTCCAAGACTTCAGCAAACTGACAGGGCGAAGCAAGGAGCAGCCGCCATGGACGCAGAGATGGGGAGGAAGGTGgcgaaggagaaggagatgagGGAGTGGTGCGTCGCGCTTCCCAAGGTGGAGCTCCACGCCCACCTCAACGGCTCCGTCCGCAATTCCACCCTCCTGTCAGTACTCCGCTCCGCCCCTACCCCACCTCCCCTCTCATCTCATCGTCTCCCCCGGACTCCTGGTTCTTGATTTCTAGCCATGGGTAGCTTCAGTTTCTTGATTCGACGCTAGAGTAGCGCAGTTCAAGTCTGGACTCTAGACCGGTAGGGGGCATCATCGTGCAGTATCTGTTCCATGACTTCGTGACACACGTTTGGGAGAAGAACTCGTTAGGAAATTTGTGGTTCAAATCCGATTTTTTTGTCGAGCGAACAAATCTCATTTCTGTGCATAAACCTGAACTTTATCAGGATTGTAAATTGCGATGTTGTAAAGAACTGCAGTTTTATTAAGTGTCGTCAGATAGTACGAACAGGGCATGTGCAGTAGTAGGGTGCAAGCATGTGGATTCATGGGAGTGCTCATGTGGGTGAAAAATCTTTACCCGTTTTGATGATTTTTCTAAAGGAGCTTATGATCCACAAATCGGAAATGATTTGGCCTCCGCAACAATTACCTTACTACTAACTAGAAGCTCCTGGAAGATAGGTCTGTAAATTATCTGTTATTTGCGTCAAGAAATGTATCATGTGTTAATTTGTGGGTTAGTTCGCCTAGACATTGTATGTTTGCTTCAGAGATGTTATGTTTCCCTTTATTATATTTCTTAAACAATATGTTCAAATCCTTTCGTGACTGGCCATGCTAGTTCACATGCTAACACTTTTCGTTTGAATGTATAGTTCTAAGTTCTAGCTATTTATTTGGTCTAAAGTCTAAACCAGATGTATATGCTGATCCAATAATTAGCCTTTTTGTCATCTGTCAATTTATCATATATTGCACTCAGAACAAAGGGCCAAGGCCTCAAGGCTACCAAGTACCAACATGCTGTATTAGTTCTTGCATTAAGGCCAAGGCATATGTGATAGTCTGATGGATGCTCCCTAGCTATATAAATGACCTATTCTTTGTGGATTCAATAATAAGTTTGTGCTGTTAAGACTCAGAACCGATTTTACTACAATGATTTAAGAGCACACACTGCTTATATACCATTTAAATCTGTGTCCAGACATTCTTATCCTTTTTTGAACAGGGAACTTGCAAAACAGCTAGCTGACAAAGGAATCATTGTCTTCGAAGATGTTAAAGATGTGATCATGAAGAGTAAGTCAAAGATCACCTTTATTTTTACTAATGCAGTTACTTACTATAAATCATATCAAAAGATACCATGGATTGTATTAATCACTGATAACACCGAAGAATTTCCTTTGCATGACTTTTGAGGATTTTAAACACTGGCATTTGAAATTCCTAAACAGATGGTAGATCTCTCCCAGAGTGTTTCAAGCTTTTTGATTTGTTCCATATACTTACAACGGAACATGATACAGTAACAAGGATCGCTAAGGAGGTATATTTGTCATCTCAATTAGAAGGTTGCATTCTTAATACTGTAAATTTGCGCAGTTCATTGACCCAGGAAATATAACAGGTCGTGGAAGATTTTGCTGCAGAGAATGTTGTGTATTTGGAAATAAGAACTACCCCTAAGGTGCTTCTTTGGAATATTTTGTTGCATATTTTTTACAGTTTTGTGAGTCTATGCAGCAAGAATGTGGTTAGTTATGTGTTCTTTTGCTCACATATCATGTAGAACAATGAAGCCAAAGGGATGACCAAGCGGTCTTACATGGATGCTGTTATTAAAGGTCTAAAAGCAGTTGAAGCTGTTGATgttgttttatttgattctaACTCAAGAACAAATGACACATTAGCTTGCACACCTACAATTGAGTTTGATGGTGACACAATGAAAAAGAGGATATATGTCAGGCTCCTTCTTAGTATTGATCGCCGTGAGACAACTTCGGCTGCATTGGATACTGTAAGTTAAGATTTTCCAAGAAGCTGATATTCTAAACAAAGTAACAAACATAGGCACACATCGATAATCTGCAGAAATAATTTCTTTTTGTCAGGTTAATTTAGCCCTGGAATTGAAGGACCAAGGTGTCATTGGCATCGATCTTTCTGGCAATCCAGTCGTGGGGGAATGGTAAAAAGTACCTAATATCTGCCTTAAAATAGGTGAAAACATGCTAAATATTTATGTGCTAATACTCCTCGGCATTTGCAATATTTGTGAAGGGAAACATACTTGCCTGCCCTGCAACATGCTAAAGAGCTAGGAATCCCCATTACAATTCACTGTGGAGAGGTCTGGAAATACTTGTCAACAACTTCTAAACCACTCTTTCCTTGACCTTTATTTTCTTGCAGCTACATTTGTAAATATTGCTCTATACTATTTGACCAATGAAGTAAAACTTAGTGACAATAGGTAGCAAACAGGAAGGAGATCCAGGCAGTGCTGGATTTCTGCCCTCAGAGGCTGGGTCATGTATGCTGTCTGAATGATGCAGAATGGAAGAAGCTCAAGTCCCTGATGATTCCAGTAAAATTCTTTCTACccatttcatatatatagtcaATTAGGCATGACGTGTATGTTTAACTCAAGATAAAATGCAGGTTGAGATATGTTTAACATCAAATGTTATGACAGGAGGTGCTCCTTCTCTAGAGCTTCATCACTTTGGTTGGTCCTTAATGATACAAGATCAAAGTTCTTGCCGAGAATCATCATCATCTCAGTACTAACATTTTATTATACTGAATTTGTGCAGCTGACCTCTATAATGCAAAGCACCCTCTATCCTTATGCACAGATGACTGTGGCCTGTTTTCAACAAGCCTCTCAAATGAGTATTACCTCGTTGCAGCCACTTTTGGTATGCTCTCTTCTTGTAAAGAAGTAAATTAAAAAGTAGTGCTATTTCTAATACTGACCTGACAGACCTGCATGATTTTGATAGGTCTCACCAAGCCTGAGCTGTTTCACCTAGCTCAGGAAGCAGTGCACTTTATTTTTGCTGATGAAAATGTGAAGAAGTCTCTGAAGGAAGTGTTCAAGCATGCCGAGAAGAGATTTGACGATGTTGTCTAAAATTGGCGTGACAAACTAATGTGTGTGCATTGTATGATCACTATGAACCCATGCAAAACATGTATAGGCGTGTAATTTCTTGTTTATGTATGGATTGTGTAATCTTTTCAAGAAATATAGTCAAAGAGGTAATCAGCGTCAAGATGTGGCACAAAAGCCTATGGAGAAGGGGTTGTAAGGAGCTGGTAACAAACCTCGCGGTGTCCATGATCGGAAGCCCTCGCGGCCTCGCTGCTCGCTTTGCACCtgtacaatttttctttttttataaggATTAATCTCTTATTTTCGGAGAAACTCATTTTTAGAAAtactcctttttccttcttgaaGCAAAGAAGCAAAAATGTAGTCACATATAGGTAACCGTTAAGGAATCTAACAGTGCTACTTCTTCGATGAGGGGCACAAAGAAAAGAGAAGCAAGGAAtgcaaatagaaaaaaaaaatccaaatactAGTAGTAacagaataaaaaaagaataaaaatcagTATGGGCTGTCCACTAGACCAAGTCCAGCCCATTCCAAAATCGGGCCCAACACTGGCCAGCTGCGAGACAGTTGGCTGCTTCTCCCCTGAAAAGCCCCCGGGAGCAGGCTACGCCGGCTTAACCGTTGCGCCCACGGCGGAGCTGGCCGACGCGGCGACCCCGGCCACCGCGACGCGGCCGTCTCGGGATCGCGCCTCCGACACCACCTTGCCGCAGgtaagccgccgcctcctctatcCCCTCCGTACCAACATCCCCCGCTCCCTCTCACCCTCGATTGCTGCGCAGGCTCGCGCGGGTTGGGCTTCGGCGCTTCGCGGCGACGCTACCACCCTGCGCGGAGCAATCGCATCGCCGCTCCGCCGCACCTTGCTGCCGGTAAGCCGCATCCCCCGACCGCGCCCCCGCCACCAAATAGCAGCAGGGCCGAGCGCTTCACGGGGACGACACCACGCTCAACCAACAGGCAACAGCAGCGTGGGCTTCAACGCCGACGAGTCACCGGCGGACGCCCCAGGCCTGCTCCTCCCCCACCTTCCCGTGGATTCGGGAAACCACGACGAAGAGCGCGCAGGGCCCAGCGAGTTCGTCAACGACCAAGCGGTGAAGCGCGAGGTCTCTTCCTAGGACCCTCCTCCAGCCCGTCGACTGAACACGCGGCGCCCCCTCGTCgaccgcttctccccaaccacGGTGAGTCCTTCATTCCCTGGTACTCCTTCCTTAGCAACGCCCCTGCCTTCTGGTCCTCGCCTTCGTATTTGTACTACGCTGATATTGACTATTGAGAATTCAACGCCATTGACAGCATCAGTCCCATCTTGAAATTGCAGTTGGAATCGTATCTACTCATGGAATCCAGAATCCCTTTGTTTGATGAGAGCAGCTCAACCAGAGCCAGCCACTTGCCGAGGAATTCATCTTTCAGGTCTTGCTTCAAGAGGAAATGGGATGGGATATGTTCAGGTCTGACAAGTGCCAGGGAATTTATTCAGTTTGGCAACAGGGTGGAACTGGAGCCAATGCCGTCTCATCTGAAGATAGGACATGCTGTAGAGATGATTGAAGATGATGGTCGAACCTTCGTGGAAGCTACCATTGAAGATATCAGAACTGGTAGTGGTTTGCTTCTTGTCAAGCCAAAGGGTGCTGTATCTGAGGACGACTCCATTCTGCTGCAAAAGGACAAGCTCCAACCAGTACTGGCTTGCTCCAGCGACACAGAGCATCAAGGCACTGGTCCTCATCCTAGCTTTACCATATATGACAGTGTTGATGTATTGAATAGTGCTGGCAAATGGGTGAGAGGGGTCATTGTTCAATCTCCCACTAGCAATGGGGACAGTTACCGTGTGCGGATATTCAAAGAGAAGGATAACTTTGATTCGACATTTGCCCTCACCACAAAAATGAGGCTGCATTTTGATTGGGATAGATCCAAAGGTTGGATTGTCGATGCCACTGAGACCATTGGTCACCCTCTGAATCAGGCGGTGGGCCTTGTCGGTCACCAAAGGGCCAAAATTGTTAAGATGTTAGATGCACAACATGCTGTAGTTGAGTTCTGTGATCTGACAAATTCGGATGGCAATCATGTCAAGGAAGTCGTTCACATCAAGGACTGGTACAAGAGTAGATTGGCAAGAAGGTTGAAGGAGCTGAGATATTGGTTGGCTCCAACTGATGATCCATTGCAAGAGTTCGAATGTTACATGCCTACCTATACTTGCTTGGCTGTGTTAGCGGCAGTGTCACCTGTGCTCTTCACCAACTCAGCTGAAAATTGGCCGGATAACATGCTACTGGTCTTCTATTTGCTTGGCGGGCTCTGCTGTTTTGTATCTCTGCTGCCTGTGGTTCGAATCATGTGTCGGAAGCCTACAGCAAGAACTCAGCTTCGCATTTTGAGATTGATTTGTCTTACTTCTGTGGCCATTGGTGTCGCATTCCTGACAATTCATGCTGTGTATGGGCATCAGGCTCTGATGGCGAGTAGGCAGAAGGCAAGAAGGTACTGACATACTAGCTCAAGCCTTAACTATTCTGGCCGTACTATGTAAGAATTTATGATCTAACAAAACTTTCTGTTATTGTTGGTCAGTGTAACAATTGCTGGATAATCTTCGGTTCAGCTGTGCTCCAAATCAAGAGAAGAAatcatcagaaaaaaaaacatctctcATTCTGCCTCATCTACCTCCGAAGTACAGATTATTTGCCACAAATGCAACGTACAGTCTCTGTGGAAGGATGAGAGTTTGATCTCTGCTGTACGCTAACAATTTGGTATTCTCAGTTACTCTTGCACCAGTTTTGGAACATTGGAAACGTAGGTGCGGAGAAATAGTTGCAGTCAAATTTTACCACGTTGCCTCTGGTTTGTTTCATTCTTTGCTGCCTATGTTTGTTACACGGCGAATCGCACTGTTGTGGATCCTTCTGGTTTCAGTTATGTTAATCCGTGCCTGCCTTAGCTGTAACTGAAATCAGTCGATAACACTTTCCTTAGAGATGTTACTTTCTATTTGATAACACTTGCTTAACTTGCTACATCGACAAGGGGAAAACGAAATCTGGAGCACTACATctaaaagaaaacgaaaaagaaaaTCGGATACTGCACATAGATAATCTGATCTCATGATGTTTACATCGATTGAATTTTAGCTACCACTCCTGTGGAAATCCATCCAGAGGTCTATGCTTCAAAATCAAATCTGTGATGTCAAACCGCGGATCCTTTTGGAAGATGCGAAAAAAAGGTGACATATCCCACTCGAATGGGTTATGATAAGCCTCCTCTTCAACAGCGTGCTGATTTGTCCCTCCAGCATCACTACAAAGTACAAGCGCAGAAGCATAACAAAAAGGCATGTCGGATTCATGCACAGATTATGCACTGTCACAGAAAGTTTTTTCAGGAAATTGTCACAAAAAGTTTTTTCAGGTTACCAGAGCAGCAAATGGAGGATGGATAGGGTggcaaaacaaaacttttaaAGCTTCCAACTTAACTCAATATTGATATCACGTAGCAAGAAAATACATGTTGAGGGCTAGATTTGGGATAGCAAATTGCAATATTACTTAGAAGAAGCTAGTGCCCCAAAAGACTTACCGAGCAGCAGTGTTCAAAACCGTGAAAGGACTGTCACTTCCACTTCAACAATGCAACAATCCTGGACAAGGAAGCCCTCTTCTTTATCAAACAATGTCTGCAGTGCCACCACACCAGCGCATCCGTGATAAATGTTTCTATTGAACATACCGCGGTCTGCACAAATAGAGGAAATCTCTCGCTCATCAAAGGATGCTCAAAACTCCAAAACATTCACTCTCAATtacgcagagagagagagagagagagagagagatacaCGGACAAGAAAAGTGCTCACATGACTTGTCGATATGCTTCCCATTAAGCTGGTTGATGAGGCGTATATTGATCCTCCCAAACAATTGGCAACATATATGTGATAAAGAAGGGTGCACATATACATGTAGATGGGAACTGCCAACTAAAACACAGACAATCCTAAGAAAAACAAAATGCCAATCAGTAAAAATTATGATCATTAATAAGTAAAAAACATTATGTATGATGTGTCCTTATGATTAATATTTTTGAACTTCGATACTATCAAGTACTACCTCATTCCTTAAATATAGGATGCTTGTCCTATCATGCTTAGGACAAGGTACTAATTTGCTTGTTCTAAACgacatatatttaagaacggagggagtatcaacGAGAAGTTCATCAACCGTTACAGTGGAACCCTCTGAATCTGAACCCAAGTAAAATCAAGTTATCAACAGCATCACTTACCAGTCGTAGCCACCGGAACTGAACTTCTTACAAATGCAAGGTTTCAGCTGCTGTTCTGTGGAAAGTCCCCGAATCGTACATCTAAACCGGCTGGTGCTGCTGGACTGCAACGACCGGTCGGGTCTAGGATCAATACCCACAATCGAAATTCCAAATGAGCCAGTGATATAAAGGTAGCACGTAGAGTCAAGATGAAGTCGGCGGGTAGGAGCAACACGAATGATCTCAACCCCAATTGCACAAGTATCATCAACAAGGAAGCCGTACGAAGGGTCAAGGAACCTGTCATAACTGAGAAGGTCGATGCTGCTCCATCTGCCGTCGCGTCGACGAGCAAAGACACCATCAACTAGGTAAGATCCAACCCACGCAACCTTGAGGTTAGTACCGTGAACAAATCTAAGatgcaatgtttttttttcctgaaccaAGATCGTATGCATTCTGATGAGATGCATAGTTGTACCAGGACAGGAAAGAATGAGCAGTACCTGTATGTGTAAATTGCTGGTCCTCGCCGCAGCCGCCTTGGTTGAAAATTGTGATTCTGCACCACACTGCAAGATCACCCGATTTTTCAAGATCACCAGGCCAGTCTTCCAGGTAGAGGGTCAAGCTAGGGTATcttgtgtcattcattattGTACACCATGGTTTCAGAAACAATCCCCTGTCCATGGTTATGAAAATAAGGCGGCGTCAGTGAGCGGGAAGCTGCCACTAGTACATGCAAAATGGAAGTATGGAACATTGTGATTTTGTGAAGGAAAAACTTTACCATTTGAGACCGTTTGAGTCAAACGTCTCAGAAAAATGGCGCTCAAGCTTGGGCAACAGTGAGAATCCTTCAATCGTCCAGATGAAGTCAAACAAAGGAACGTTTTGCATAGCTTCACAAAAAGGCTCCAATCCTAATGTGATTATCCAAGAAAAATAGTAGTTAGAAAATTATGCCATGTCCAGAACAAGAAAGGGAGCGGTGAAGCACCCGTCTGACTTGATGTGGTAGTAGCTACTGAGCATCCTATGTATATGCACTCAGAGTAGGATTAAGAGACATATGATTTCGATGTAATTATAAAGTTATACAGCTGAGTTCATTGTAGAGCACGTATCAAGCCATTGGCACAACACCTACTCGTACAGTTGGACGCAGTTTCCATGTTATTCAAACCTACTATAGTTATATTTACTTGTTTTTTAGATAATATATGCCATATCGCTTCAACAGTAGCTAAATATTTAGTTTAGCAAAGTGTTAAAAAAAAGCGCCTAAAATATTTAACACTTCTAAATTGATCAATGATATGAGATTTCCAGAAAATAAGGACGT from Setaria italica strain Yugu1 chromosome II, Setaria_italica_v2.0, whole genome shotgun sequence encodes the following:
- the LOC101774668 gene encoding uncharacterized protein LOC101774668, producing the protein MESRIPLFDESSSTRASHLPRNSSFRSCFKRKWDGICSGLTSAREFIQFGNRVELEPMPSHLKIGHAVEMIEDDGRTFVEATIEDIRTGSGLLLVKPKGAVSEDDSILLQKDKLQPVLACSSDTEHQGTGPHPSFTIYDSVDVLNSAGKWVRGVIVQSPTSNGDSYRVRIFKEKDNFDSTFALTTKMRLHFDWDRSKGWIVDATETIGHPLNQAVGLVGHQRAKIVKMLDAQHAVVEFCDLTNSDGNHVKEVVHIKDWYKSRLARRLKELRYWLAPTDDPLQEFECYMPTYTCLAVLAAVSPVLFTNSAENWPDNMLLVFYLLGGLCCFVSLLPVVRIMCRKPTARTQLRILRLICLTSVAIGVAFLTIHAVYGHQALMASRQKARSVTIAG
- the LOC101774259 gene encoding adenosine deaminase-like protein produces the protein MDAEMGRKVAKEKEMREWCVALPKVELHAHLNGSVRNSTLLELAKQLADKGIIVFEDVKDVIMKNGRSLPECFKLFDLFHILTTEHDTVTRIAKEVVEDFAAENVVYLEIRTTPKNNEAKGMTKRSYMDAVIKGLKAVEAVDVVLFDSNSRTNDTLACTPTIEFDGDTMKKRIYVRLLLSIDRRETTSAALDTVNLALELKDQGVIGIDLSGNPVVGEWETYLPALQHAKELGIPITIHCGEVANRKEIQAVLDFCPQRLGHVCCLNDAEWKKLKSLMIPVEICLTSNVMTGGAPSLELHHFADLYNAKHPLSLCTDDCGLFSTSLSNEYYLVAATFGLTKPELFHLAQEAVHFIFADENVKKSLKEVFKHAEKRFDDVV